A single Verrucomicrobiia bacterium DNA region contains:
- the thrH gene encoding bifunctional phosphoserine phosphatase/homoserine phosphotransferase ThrH, protein MEGVLTPEIWIAVAEKTGIPELRRTTRDEPDYDRLMNYRINLLDQHHITLSTIQEVIGTLKPLPGALEFLDALRTLTQVIILSDTFEQFAQPLMKQLHWPTLFCHRLIVANDRITGYQLRQPNQKQKSVAALKSLNYRVISAGDSYNDTAMLGEADVAFLIHAPENVKRDFPQFTPMESHAELLQHIKEAL, encoded by the coding sequence ATGGAAGGCGTGTTGACGCCGGAAATCTGGATCGCCGTCGCCGAGAAAACCGGCATCCCGGAATTGCGTCGCACCACGCGCGACGAGCCGGATTACGACCGGTTGATGAATTACCGCATCAACCTTCTCGATCAGCACCACATCACGTTGTCCACCATCCAGGAAGTCATCGGCACGCTCAAACCTCTGCCGGGGGCGTTGGAGTTTCTTGACGCGCTCCGGACCCTGACGCAGGTCATCATTTTATCAGACACGTTTGAGCAATTCGCTCAACCGCTCATGAAACAACTTCATTGGCCGACGTTGTTTTGTCATCGGTTGATCGTGGCGAATGATCGGATCACCGGCTATCAATTGCGTCAGCCCAATCAAAAGCAGAAGTCCGTCGCGGCGCTCAAGTCGTTGAACTATCGAGTGATTTCAGCCGGGGATTCCTACAATGACACGGCGATGCTGGGCGAAGCTGACGTGGCGTTTCTCATTCACGCGCCGGAAAATGTGAAACGCGATTTCCCGCAATTCACGCCGATGGAGTCGCACGCGGAATTGCTGCAACACATCAAGGAGGCGCTCTAA